The segment tcttctgtgttcccctgtttagggtgagtatctaaggcataactgcgtttcgcagttgtttcgatgccatagtgatagtctactagacctttctagtttgtctttactttgtctttacagggagttagtttgggattggaagtctacgctggtgactagagacagcagtgtgttgtgttgtggttttcgaacattaatgtgtacgttgtgggacagcaaggtgtagaatttattatttaattaacaaattcacagtattaaaatgtttccaaattcaatgtcattactccattagtttgtcatcatacttatatttatatcattaaatatttacattgttaccagtgagtcatttatttattgtaagcacgaaggtgcctggttgaatgtcaggggcccgggcaaacgagctaaagccttaacataaccctgacagtTGGGGGCTCGAGTCCGGCTGTGACTACCAGTCACAGAACTATAATTTCAATCATTACATAAGTTTTAGTTACTTGATTATGTAGCAGCAGTGTCTACAATCTAATAATTGTTTACATAGTATTGCATCACAATCTACTGTACTAATATTGAATTGTGTACCATTGGCAACGATGTATATTGAAAGTAGCAGATAAATACATCCTTTGTGATATAAGTGATATAACTATATAACTATACtgtactatatactatataactATTGTATTGCAAGattgaaatgtatttgtattttcttgttttctatatTGTGCTTCACCTTCGAACGAGTGTCTTCTCGCTCCCGACAACAAGCGAACGTGAGTGTAAAGTGGCTGTAAAGTGGTACCTGTACTGAAGTCTGAGGCTACTAGTATTGTGTTGGATTGTCCTGTGGCAACTATATTTCGACGCTGTGGCCTGAGTGAGGCACTTTCCTCCGACGTGGGATACTGCACAGATAGGTTTCTTTCTTTGCCATTTAACCGCAGTCTCTAGGCTTTAGTTGATCTCCTGTACAATTAGTAGAATTTTTTTGGTTCCCATattgtatataatttaaatataatacagcCAAGTAGTGTACATTGTATTTACCATGGAAACTAGGTTGACAATTACTGCCCAGTTTATAAGTGATGGTCGTTCTCTGGGGTACGAAGGTGAAAGGTTAGAGAGGTATGTGGCTGAGCAGAAAGAAGATTATGAAAAAGCCAAGAAAGAGGATTTTGAACGAGAAAAGGCTAGAtttgagagagaggaaagattgAAGGCAGAGGAGAAGGCCAGATTTGAACGTGAGGAGAAGGCCAAGCGTGAGGAACACGAGAGGTGGAAAGAAAGAGATGCCAGGGAGGAACTCAAGAGGAAAGAGGAGATGGAACTAGAAAGAATGAAGGAAAAGTCAGCAACAGCGGCTGGGACGGCAACACAGGCAGAGGTGCGGCCTAGAAATGTTTTAGATAAACTTGACAAGAGCTTCCAGGGAATGAAGGAAGACGATGACCTGATGGCATATTTAACACACTTTGAGGCCGTCGCAACAAGATGCAAGATCGATAGAAAGGAATGGTCATTGCTCCTGTCCTATAAACTAACTACCTTTCTAAGAAACTGTATGCTGCGTGACAGTCTGTTTTTGAATGAAAATTATGAGGAAGTGAGGACCGTATTACTCCGACATGCGGATATAAACGCGGAAACCTGCCGCAAGAGGTTCCACCGGGTAAAACCACGACAGAATGATTTTAGGGGTTTTGTCACAGAGCTGCGAAATGCGTTGGACAATTGGTTGAAAATGGCTGAAGTAGGCAAGACTGTGGAAGAAGTGAAAGAGTTGCTGGTGAAAGATAGAATACTTGAGAATGTGTCCGGTGATGTGTACAAGCAACTTATAATAAGTAAGAAAGGCACCGTTGATGATATGATTGATGTTATTGAAGGTTTTAAGGTTGCTAGTGCGGGCGTGTCGCTTGCTAAGGAAGACAAAGTGTATGTTGCGGCAGCGTGTAGTGAGCCTGTGATGAATCGGAGTCCTGGGGGCAAAAGGATGGAGACCGCTTGCTTCAGTTGTGGGGATAGGGTTCCAAACACTTACCCGATTAATTCAACTGATAGGGAAGACGATTGTAATACTGTGGTCAGAGCACATGAGCAGAGGCCAAGTGATAGATGACTAGAGGGCCGTCGCGAGTCCAAGAGTCGTCGTGACTATAAGCTGATTCCGGATCGTTACACAGTGACAGTTAGAAATTTACCATATAATGTTAACTGGCAGAAGTTAAAGGATAGGTTTAGAGATGTTGGTTTGGTGGGATTTGTGGAGGTTTTGATGGCGAATGGGAAGTCAATGGGTGTAGGTCATGTTAGGCTCAGGAACCTAGCAGACGTTGCGAGAGCAGTTAAATATTTGGACAAGTCCAAATTTGGAGGTAGGAATATTGTGGTTGTCCCTCATCGTATAAGCACGCGGGGATAACGTGATGATAACTAGGGTACTCTGGTAAATCCATATTGGGTTGTTTAAATATCGAGACCTATGGATGAATGGTGTTGGTATATTTAGATGTTGATGTAATCAATATTCTagacgaaatttttttttccattccacttatatctttatatatacttAAAGTAAGTTGAGTATATACTTTGTTATTTAAAGTATCGGAACCATATCTGTTAGTTATGGGAGTAAAAGTTTATTGGTAGATACGTGGATTTAGTTTTTCCTTTTAAGGCATTCTTACGTCGTTTAAAATCCACGAGAGTAGactggagctgtgagtgtgCGAAGGCATTGAAGAGAGTGCAGGCCTGTCTGTGTAAGTATCCTATTCTTCGATTGCCTGATTTTTCTCTACCGTTTTATCTCCAGACTGATGCCTCAGACAAAGGGATCTCTGGCATTCTTAGCCAGTGTGTGAATGGTATGTTGCATCCTATAAAATTTGTGAGCCGTAAGTTGTTGCCTCGGGAGCAGAAGTATTCTATCATTGAACGGGAAGGATTGGCCATTGtatatgcaataaaaaaattggaCAGGTATCTGGCCGGAAAAAAATTTCATCTCCAGACTGACCACAAGGCTTTATATTACCTTGGAAGCACTAACTTTACCAATGCACGTATTACAAGATGGGCGCTGATGTTGCAGGATTATTCCTTTGATGTTGTTCATGTCAAAGGGGAGGACAATCTGCTTGCTGATCTGTGTTCAAGATTGCTATAGACTTTCAAATACGCAGCTACATGAGCTACATActtatgtattgtttttataCATGTCTTATGCATTTTATGGTTCCAATGTATACATtgttgtttgaaaatgtttgcaCTTTATGTTAGATGGTATTATGTTGCATTTAGTATTATTGACATTAATTTGCTgattatgcattttaaatttgattgtTTGGTAGATTGTGATTTTGTGAATGGTTCATAGTGTAATGTGGATACTTTGGTAAAAAGTGTTATTGGTAATTTTTCTTCTAAGTTGTTATGTTTGGAAGAGTGATGTTAATGCGGATGCATTTTCCTAGATGGATGTGCTTACCTTGTAGCTGCAATGATATcttcttacttttctttcagtttGAGGTACGGAAACTGGTCCATACTTTGTAAGAACCAGtttggggggagagggggaatgtcggtgcgtagattatggcattctagcaccaatgtgtattaagtgcactatttttgaacgcactttctttttgttgccttgcttgtaagttaatggagtgtttttgttctgctggtgtaacgtttgttgagattcttctgtgttcccctgtttagggtgagtatctaaggcataactgcgtttcgcagttgtttcgatgccatagtgatagtctactagacctttctagtttgtctttactttgtctttacagggagttagtttgggattggaagtctacgctggtgactagagacagcagtgtgttgtgttgtggttttcgaacattaatgtgtacgttgtgggacagcaaggtgtagaatttattatttaattaacaaattcacagtattaaaatgtttccaaattcaatgtcattactcaattagtttgtcatcatacttatatttatatcattaaatatttacattgttaccagtgagtcatttatttattgtaagcacgaaggtgcctggttgaatgtcaggggcccgggcaaacgagctaaagccttaacataaccctgacactgagtcagccaggaaaaccaatgacttagcgtattttaagtcacagatcaacatgcatgactagattgacacgtgaaatgcgtagggcctgatgattttttttttgaagaaacgtctgtaatctataagtaataccaaaaagtttgaaactcattaaggctgctattgtagtgtttatagttttcagactacatacatgtataaatagaatacattatgtaagcctacgaaagcatggatccagttttcgatgcgttatcaaactttatatattttgaatagaattaggcttacacctatgataaaacacatgtgcgtagccgagaggggaggagttcaaaccatcacCGGCCTAAGATCtcatgtctgaaagggaaactttacttacttccccagtgcagccaacttaagcaaactacagtcaccaaatttcatgagcgtagccaaaaggggttttgtggtttccctctCCCCCCAACACCtctaatacaaaaactaaagcattttacctttttctaccagtcgctggactccactgaatagaagatttagtttttgattttttttatcggaagagtagcaggctaattgcactgtagatacctcaaaatatgcattatttaaacttaaaataacggaaataatgcttggatccggggctttgccccggaccccactgggggaacttacagcgctcccccagactccctagctgtcccttgTCGGTGTAtactgcctttcactaattataggaagagagtattctagggtagaaaaatcttttgaaagaataaaagataagaatgtaatgaagattatttacatatagacacacactaatatatatatatatatatatatatatatatatatatatatatatatatatttatatataaaatgcgGAGAGGTTTcaaatccgcccccccccacacacacaccgaaaaaATATGACGTGACATtagtgggccggtttatatggtaatgcccgggccgattttgatacccagtccgcccctgataacAGCTATTGttatttgtatataatttaatataacaaCTATTTAGAACCTTATCACTGTCAAtttaaacaataataacaaaaaataacaggATAATTTCAGAATAAGATGATCAAACAAAACACTGATTAATTTGTATTCAATATAACTTAAGCTGAAAGTCGTGTAAGTATCATTTCAGAAATATAAGTAGATTTATTTCATTGAGAAGATCTTTTGTGATTAGAAACTCTCTTGTTAGGTTATTACACTTTCATTGATTAATCTAGTTTAAAAGATTTGttatatcaaataaataaaacaaaacactcgAAGCGTATGCAAAATAGTTTATGAGGACAATGTTGTCATTGCACAATTGATAAATCAGTGCAAAATAGGCAATGGTAAGTCTTCGACCATTGTACAATAATGATCTTTGGTTAATGGACATTTGCAGTCATAAACAGTAGACAGTGGTTATTATTGGTTAGTAGCTCTTCGTATTAGTAATAAACTAATACCACTTGATGAAACTTTTCCTTTTTAAAGATCACTGTCTTATTGTAACATCATTGAATTTTGAACTATTTCTGTCACAAGACAGAGATTCTGTGAACACAAACTGACATGACAAGACAGAGATTCTGTGAACACAAACTGACATGACAAGACAGAGATTCTGTGAACACAAACTGACATGACAAGACAGAGATTCTGTGAACACAAACTGACATGACAAGACAGAGATTCTGTGAACACAAACTGACATGACAAGACAGAGATTCTGTGAACACAAACTGACATGACAAGACAGAGATTCTGTGAACACAAACTGACATGACAAGACAGAGATTCTGTGAACACAAACTGACATGACAAGACAGAGATTCTGTGAACACAAACTGACATGACAAGACAGAGATTCTGTGAACACAAACTGACATGACAAGACAGAGATTCTGTGAACACAAACTGACATGACAAGACAGAGATTCTGTGAACACAAACTGACATGACAAGACAGAGATTCTGTGAACACAAACTGACATGACAAGACAGAGATTCTGTGAACACAAACTGACATGACAAGACAGAGATTCTGTGAACACAAACTGACATGACAAGACAGAGATTCTGTGAACACAAACTGACTATCGCTGGTACTAGAGTCGTACAAGACAAACCAACACACAGTAGCGCCTTAACACAAGCCAGTAACACAAACATGGAGACAAAGTCACATATTTGGTTGTGAAGagaaaaacaagaatcaatgtcgtaaacagacgattattttattttggagAATGAAGATCTTATctcgagataaaaaaaaaagtgaaatttgaACCAATGCAACAGATTATTGTTTGACAAAACATTTCAGCCATGTACAGATCTAGTAGCCTAGCCCTAGTCTAAAAACAAGGCTGAAAATATCCGCACCCCATGACGTGAACTCAATGTTGCTAACTAGATGTGTAGGCCTAATGACAAACGTTTAACCAAAATGATTTTCTTCTGAATTTTGACATAGACACTCTTTAAGACTATCGAAATCTTGTTTCTGTAAGTCTGTATTTGTATGATGTTTACAATTGATCCGTTTGTCCAAAATCGAAATGTAAAATTTATTGTCTATGTTtaatttctgtgtttacttGATTAAATTGTAGAGATTTATTGATTGGGAAACTGTTAAACACCTtcgatttttgtttttcttaaagcaaaacaaaataatctgGAAACTCTAATCTTGACGTTTAAAAACAGTGTCATTTGAAGCCACAGTTTTTGTTtggagtctgtgtgtgtgtgtagcttACGTATCTTGTACATACGGTTGGTGATCTAGTGACAAGATGTTTAATTTAGGCAATACTGATACTTGATTCAAGTTTACATTTATGAACAAGAAAAGCATttccaatgaaataataaatacaataaatacaaaaagatTGCGTCCTAACTCAGACACTTCAACTGAGTTACGAACATAATGAAAATAGACAGACATGTCAAAGTAATGTCAAATGTAGTACGAATGTGTAATCATATAAACACaccggagaaaaaaaaaataaaatattagagaCGTCACAACACAATATGAGAAGTGtaacaattttcttttggtgTCGAGGTAATTCTGTGATTTTAATTTCCTTCGGCTAAAACCAAATTTAGTCCCTGCACACATGACTACTTTGAGAACAGTTGAATACTTGGCAGTACACCAGCTGGTCCATTAAATTCTGGATCATTATCAAAATTTATCATATGACAATGTTTCTGTCTATGTTAGCATGGTCATCAAGGCATTGTCTAAAAGGTTATGCCCTAACACATAGCCATTGATTCTTGTCCAAGTAAACGTCACTTGATCACTTCTTTCTTATCGTCACTTGATCACTTCTTTCTTATCATCACTTGATCACTTCTCTCTTATCGACACTTGATCACTTCTTTCTTATCATCACTTGATCACTTCTTTCTTATCATCACTTGATCACTTCTTTCTTATCATCACTTGATCACTTCTTTCTTATCGTCACTTGATCACTTCTTTCTTATCATCACTTGATCACTTCTTTCTTATCGTCACTTGATCACTTCTTTCTTATCATCACTTGATCACTTCTCTCTTATCGACACTTGATCAGTTCTTTCTTATCGTCACTTGATCACTTCTTTCTTAACGTCACTTGATCACTTCTTTCTTATCGTCACTTGATCACTTCATTCTTATCTACTAGAGCGGAAGTGCAGGGCTACGTGGTGGAGGTGTTAGTGTTTCCTCTctcacacaaactttctttccTATTTTAAAAGTGCATTGCGAACAATTGTGTTGTAAATCTACAGCATCTTTCTAgccttgaacatttttttttttgggggggggggaatggaaaCTAAAATGCTCTACAAGAAATATTTCGATTGTACCACGAGTTGGATACTCAATCGATTGTACCACGAGTTGGATACTCAATCGATCGTGTCACGAGTTGGATACTCAATCGATTGTGTCACGAGTTGGATACTCAATCGATTGTGTCACGACTTGGATACTCAATCGATTGTGTCACGAGTTGGATACTCAATCGATTGTGTCACGAGTTGAATACTCAATCGATTGTGTCACGAGTTGGATACTCAATCGATTGTGTCACGAGTTGGATACTCAATCGATTGTGTCACGACTTGGATACTCAATCGATTGTACCACGAGTTGGATACTCAATCGATTGTACCACGAGTTGGATACTCAATCGATTGTACCACGAGTTGGATACTCAATCGATTGTGTCACGAGTTGGATACTCAATCGATTGTGTCACGAGTTGAATACTCAATCGATTGTGTCACGAGTTGGATACTCAATCGATTGTGTCACGAGTTGGATACTCAATCGATTGTGTCACGAGTTGGATACTCAATCGATTGTGTCACGACTTGGATACTCAATCGATTGTACCACGAGTCGGATACTCAATCGATTGTACCACGAGTTGGATACTCAATCGATTGTGTCACGAGTCGGATACTCAATCGATTGTGTCACGAGTCGGATACTCAATCGATTGTGTCACGAGTTGGATACTCAATCGATTGTACCACGAGTTGGATACTCAATCGATTGTGTCACGAGTTGGATACTCAATCGATTGTGTCACGAGTTGGATACTCAATCGATTGTGTCACGAGTTGGATACTCAATCGATTGTGTCACGAGTTGGATACTCAATCGATTGTGCAACAAATTGGATACTCAATCGATTGTGTCACGAGTTGGATACTCAATCGATTGTGCAACGAATTGGATACTCAATCATTTGTGCAACGAATTGGATACTCAATCAATTGTGCCACGAGTTGGATAATCAATCGATTGTGCCACGAGTTGGATACTTAATCAATTGTGCAACAAATTGGATACTCAATCGATTGTGCAACGTATTGGATGCTCAATCGATTGTGCAACGTATTGGATACTCAATCGATTGTGCAACGTATTGGATACTCAATCCTGCTGTTTTGATTGTTCTCTTCCGTTTCCACTTAGTTTTGATGTCAAGTCCACACATCCATTGATGTCAAGTCCACACATCCATTGATGTCAAGTCCACACATCCATCTTAAAGCAATGAAACGTGGCTATAGCAATAGAAACACAATAGAGATGGCAAGGACATAAGATGTGGAAAAATAGACGTGGTTCAACACCACTTTCTCCTTGTTGAAGTGTGTCTGACACATGAGTTGCTTGTAAGCTCCACTGTGTCTGACACACGAGTTGCTTGTAAGCTGCACTGTGTCTGACACATGAGTTGCTTGTAAGCTGCACTGTGTCTGACACATGAGTTGCTTGTAAGCTGCACTGTGTCTGACACATGAGTTGCTTGTAAGCTGTACTGTGTCTGACACATGAGTTGTTTGTAAGCTGCACTGTGTCTGACACATGAGTTGCTTGTAAGCTGTACTGTGTCTGACACATGAGTTGCTTGTAAGCTGCACTGTGTCTGACACATGAGTTGCTTGTAAGCTGTACTGTGTCTGACACTTGAGTTGTTTGTAAGCTGCACTGTGTCTGACACTTGAGTTGTTTGTAAGCTGCACTGTGTCTGACACACGAGTTGCCTACAAGCTACAGTGTGTCTAACATACTACTTATCAGTCCGTAAACTCTTTAGACAATGGATTAGACTATGTAGTTATAAGTCAATGCACATTTTTAACTGCcaatcttcatttctaaatCTAACTGTGAGGTTAATTTCTTGACCAAAGCTGCTTACTTTCACCaactcttttcaatatcttccttgaaaggataatggaaaaTGCTTTCGAAGGTTACGAAGATATTATAAGCATTGGATGAAAACAAATTACTAACTTGCCCTTTGTGGACGTCCTAGATGGTCTGGTAGGAAGAGAAGAAGAGATAGCTGACTTGCTGATGTGCAAAGACAAGACTTTcacagcatatggcatgcaagcAAAACACAAAATACGACTAATATCCAACATTGCTGGTAATGAAAATTATTTGCTGTGTCGGTTGtcattcttatgtttacatgtgcttgttaCTCGTATGTATGTGCTCGTGTTCACGAAATGTTAGAGATTGTGTTGTGTGTTCTTTTAGCCATACTATGCCTCGTCACATTCTCTTTGATTTCATTTCAGCTAGAATAGAGTCTCTCGCTCCCTTCTCTTTGACTTCATTTCAGCTAGAATAGAGTCTCTCGTTCCCTTTTCTTTGACTTCATTTCAGCTAGAATAGAGTCTCTCGTTCCCTTCTCTTTGACTTCATTTCAGCTAGAATAGAGTCTCTCGTTCCCTTTCCTTTGACTTCATTTCAGCTAGAATAGAGTCTCTCGTTCCCTTCTCTTTGACTTCATTTCAGCTAGAATAGAGTCTCTCGTTCCCTTTCCTTTGACTTCATTTCAGCTAGAATAGAGTCTCTCGTGTCTTTTCTTTGACTTCATTTCAGCTTCTCTTTGATTTCATTTCAGCTAGAATAGAGTCTCTCGTTCCCTTCTCTTTGATTTCATTTCAGCTAGAATAGAGTCTCTCGTTCTATTCTCTTTGATTTAATTTCAGCTAGAATAGAGTCTCTCGTCTTCTTCTCTTTGATTTCATTTCAGCTAGAATAGAGTCTCGTTCCCTTTCCTTTGATTTCATTTCAGCTAGAATAGAGTCTCTCGTTCTATTCTCTTTGATTTAATTTCAGCTAGAATAGAGTCTCTCGTTCCCTTCTCTTTGATTTCATTTCAGCTAGAATAGAGTCTCTCGTCTTCTACTCTTTGATTTCATTTCAGCTAGAATAGAGTCTCTCGTTCTATTCTCTTTGATTTCATTTCAGCTAGAATAGAGTCTCTCGTTCCCTTCTCTTTGATTTCATTTCAGCTAGAATAGAGTCTCGTTCCCTTTCCTTTGATTTCATTTCAGCTAGAATAGAGTCTCTCGTTCTATTCTCTTTGATTTAATTTCAGCTAGAATAGAGTCTCTCGTCTTCTTCTCTTTGATTTCATTTCAGCTAGAATAGAGTCTCTCGTCTTCTTCTCTTTGATTTCATTTCAGCTAGAATAGAGTCTCTCGTTCTATTCTCTTTGATTTAATTTCAGCTAGAATAGAGTCTCTCGTTCCCTTCTCTTTGATTTCATTTCAGCTAGAATAGAGTCTCTCGTCTTCTTCTCTTTGACGTCATTTGAAAACTTCAAATAGTTTTCATTATGTTGACAACTTCTGTTCAATTTAAAAAGctttacagcttgaaaaaaagatttaaagtcCAACTGTTTATTTCTGTTAACTTTTGTCAGTGACTTTGAACCACCTCAgtctttttaaatgtgttacaaCTTTTAACATACGGTATTCAAGGAGGTATTTAACAGATAAAAGTTATTTTGATGTTGTGAGGGCCATTTCAATGACTCATGGGATAGGTAGCATTGTTGGTAGTATGTGAacaaatattgataaaatagtCAGTTTTGTGACAAGGTATCTTTAGTTTCTTCCTAATGTTAATAGTATCTTTAAAGTTGTGCTAATGCTGTTAGTATCTTTAACCGCTTTGCAGCAACACCTAAGTTTTCTCTCCGGGCTCATTTCTAGGCCTTAGAttaaggggtcatgggtggccacTGCGTCATTGTCCTTCTTTCGACCTTACTGATGTGATCCAACGGAATGCTTCGCATTATATTCAGCACCAACTCATTTgcgaagctgccggagggattATCCTAGTTAATATTCCCAAAGTCTAAGAAGCTTATCTTGGTAGTATCTTTAAAAGTGTGCTAATGTTGGTAGTATCATTAAACGTGTGCTAATGTTTGCATTATTGtaagaatctttaaaaaaatcgaaCAATGCGACTGAAACTCGTCTAAATCGTACACAAAGTCAGGCACATGATTCATTGCTAAATTATTTACTAGATTAAAAAGAATCGGCCAACATTAAAAAAAGGCCTACGTCAGACATAATTATATTTTGGCAAATCTAATGCAAACTGTCAACAATGTTCGTATTTGAATTCTTCACAATCGCATTGGATAcaagtatatttttgttttcatgtagATTTATGCGGATACTTTCATACTCATGTATAAACATAGACCATCACTCTCCTTTCCAGAAGATATAGAAATGATGAGTTTTTAACATAGACAGCAACATTCACTGGTAACAATGAACACAGATATCaaaatatgtataaattatACCACAGATCTATAGGTCAGTCAACTGAGCTGTTCAGATGCTATACACTGTTCTTTAGTAACATCTCCATCAAGACACCATCAGACAGgaatatattctttttcttttgaaggGACACAATATGTTTAGTCCTTAAGACTTTGTTAATCCTTTGGAACTGTTACAGCGTTTTGTTTTGACCGTTACACTCTTGTAGGACATGGAAGCCGACTGGCCACGACTTAAAAATACATCAAAGCGATAGCGTGTCGCCTGTTTCAAGTCTTGGACATTGTAAAACATCTTCTGACCAGTGTCCAACGTGGTACTGTTTGAATAGATACATGATACACGCTCATTGGCTGGACGTTTATCTGCGTTCATGCAACGGCGACGTAACAAATCATGTTGTTTGATTTCCCGTTTATAGACACAATACTTCTGCTTGACAGACGCCACTGTCCATTCAAGCATGACGCTGGAGCATGACCTCGTTTTGCGGGAAGCTTTGATCAAAAATGTCCTCGGCAAGACCAGCTTTGACCTGGTGGAGTTTGCCTTAATGGAAatcgtcacaaaagtttttttcttcaaacTAGGGAATGACAAGATATACGTACCCGGCTGGGCGGTCTGCAGAAGTCGCCTATGCCAACGTTTCACTAACGTCTTTCTCTGGATTCTCCTGCCATTGTGATAGATTGTAAATGGAACTTTACCCTCACATGGCATCACCTCGATAGCTAGCTTGCTTACAGTTGTGTTCAGATGAAGCACCACTTTGTGGTGATACTTGAGTTTGATTGTTCTGGTCTCACCAAGCATTATACGCAGTGTAGACGTATTCTTGATTCTTCTGATTTTGACCATGGTGCCGATGTAAGCACTTGAGACTTTTTGTTCAGCGTCTCGTCTGCCAATCAGGTACACGTCCACGAAGTACGTCTTCCCGCGTCTGGCTTTGCCGTAGGTGAAGGACGTTTTGTTATTGACACACTGATGAAACAGCTTATTACCTCCCCATTTCTTTAACGGTCTGGCGTCCTTGTGCAGGTTCTCTAAGTAGCTTTGTTCTAGATGCTCAGTCCACATAAGCCGAGGTTTTTTGTCGCCTCTCAGGTAAGCCATGGCACCACAATATGTAGGTAAATTTTTCACTCTATTAA is part of the Biomphalaria glabrata chromosome 2, xgBioGlab47.1, whole genome shotgun sequence genome and harbors:
- the LOC106053239 gene encoding uncharacterized protein LOC106053239; the protein is METRLTITAQFISDGRSLGYEGERLERYVAEQKEDYEKAKKEDFEREKARFEREERLKAEEKARFEREEKAKREEHERWKERDAREELKRKEEMELERMKEKSATAAGTATQAEVRPRNVLDKLDKSFQGMKEDDDLMAYLTHFEAVATRCKIDRKEWSLLLSYKLTTFLRNCMLRDSLFLNENYEEVRTVLLRHADINAETCRKRFHRVKPRQNDFRGFVTELRNALDNWLKMAEVGKTVEEVKELLVKDRILENVSGDVYKQLIISKKGTVDDMIDVIEGFKVASAGVSLAKEDKVYVAAACSEPVMNRSPGGKRMETACFSCGDRVPNTYPINSTDREDDCNTVVRAHEQRPSDR
- the LOC106079712 gene encoding protein NDNF-like, with product MPMSNSSEFVLKVCHVLLLLLLVPQRRLAKLHFQNTKQDAKNELNTFTNSYLIMPDLEISYYLLRNRERKLLFRLDESDEVSYFSLTVTACGVQVKWTFGYQISSTNDYPSPGKLTELYRYEGEGRQTYNQDNPAKAVYQLLITSLENDSYVRVYLSYDQLSIYPSLPLDPRVHVSTNNSLLTLNWPPAGRLNGQPIEYCLTINRVKNLPTYCGAMAYLRGDKKPRLMWTEHLEQSYLENLHKDARPLKKWGGNKLFHQCVNNKTSFTYGKARRGKTYFVDVYLIGRRDAEQKVSSAYIGTMVKIRRIKNTSTLRIMLGETRTIKLKYHHKVVLHLNTTVSKLAIEVMPCEGKVPFTIYHNGRRIQRKTLVKRWHRRLLQTAQPGTYILSFPSLKKKTFVTISIKANSTRSKLVLPRTFLIKASRKTRSCSSVMLEWTVASVKQKYCVYKREIKQHDLLRRRCMNADKRPANERVSCIYSNSTTLDTGQKMFYNVQDLKQATRYRFDVFLSRGQSASMSYKSVTVKTKRCNSSKGLTKS